The Candidatus Rubidus massiliensis DNA segment GCTATGGTATCAAATATAAAGTAGAGGATAGTCCAGAAGCTGGTAAAAATTACTGTTTAGTTTTTGAGTCTGATTTAAACGAAGATGTAAAAGCAACGCTTATTGATGAGGAAAAAATATTTCCGACGATTACCCAAGAAAAAGTTAATCAGTGGAAGATAAGTTATAGTAATCTTTGCCAAGAATTATTTCAACAAACAACTCCCTTTGAGGTCATGACAAAAGGAGGATCTAAAGATGAACAAGATCTAGCCTTACTATTAAGACAAAATATTGTAAAAAAAATGAATGAGGTAAAAACTCAACTCTATATGATAAAGATATTTGCTACAGATGAAGGAGATGGAACAGCTTCTTTTAAAAATTATAGTTCTTTTCAGTAACTGATTTAAAATTCTATCAAAGGCAAAAGATGAAATTTTGTTATGAAAACTTTCATCTATAGCAATTATTATTCAGGCAAACATTTCTTGCAAAATCCCAAGGATCATTTGAGCGGTTTCTTTTTCAATTTTTCCTACACGTTTTACCAGTCGCGATTTGTCGACTGTACGTATTTGATCTAAAACGACATAACCTTCTTTATTTTCAAAAAAAAGGGCAATACGCGTGGGGTATTTTTTGCAGGTTGAAGTTAAAGGTGCTATGATTACAGTGTTTAGACCGTGCATTTCATTAGGAGAGATAATAACACAGGGACGAGTTTTTTTTATTTCACTTCCAATTGTTGGATCTAAATTTATTAGATACACATCGAATTGCTTTACCATTTCCACTCATCTTTATCAAATTCATTTGAGAAGTCGTCAATCCTCTCAGATTCTTTAGTTTTTTGTAGAGAAGGGTTAAATTTTTGTTCCCAACCTTCTCTAGCTTTTTTTTCAGGGGAAATTAATAAGCCCTCTTTAGTAACAGTGAAAACAAGATTCATATCTTCTTTAAATCCCGCTTGTTGAATGATGGTCTTAGGAATTCTTACTCCAAATGAATTGCCTATGTGAATAATATGAGGCATTAGCTTTCCTTGGGTTAGTAATTACATTGTAATTACTAACCCTTTAAAAGTAAATACGGAGTTGATTAAATTTAACTAATTTCGAACCGCATCTCTACAAACTGCTCTTACGATAAGACTGAAATGCAGCTATTAGACTTATACTTGGATCCTCCATTACGAACAAAATAGAATAGTTTTTTCAAGCACCATTAGATCCGTACATTTTGTATCTTAATTTGTAAAAATTATTATCTATTTCAAAAAATGGTTTATTAACCGTATCACTTTGAAAGGCCATTAAATGAGCTTCTTGGACAACGCTAATCAAGTTTCTTTATCCCTAGAAGGAAGAAAGTTATTAGTAATTGGTAGATCCATTTTTAGTGGTTTGCCATTTTCCAATTCGTTGAGCGAAAGGA contains these protein-coding regions:
- the ndoA gene encoding mRNA interferase EndoA; translated protein: MVKQFDVYLINLDPTIGSEIKKTRPCVIISPNEMHGLNTVIIAPLTSTCKKYPTRIALFFENKEGYVVLDQIRTVDKSRLVKRVGKIEKETAQMILGILQEMFA
- a CDS encoding Growth regulator: MPHIIHIGNSFGVRIPKTIIQQAGFKEDMNLVFTVTKEGLLISPEKKAREGWEQKFNPSLQKTKESERIDDFSNEFDKDEWKW